A stretch of DNA from Babesia bovis T2Bo chromosome 2, whole genome shotgun sequence:
TGCTTTAAGTGGTTCAGCCTTCCCATGTGCATTGTGACTTTCATGCCACAGGCAATAAGGAACATGCATCCAAGGCTTAAAATGAAGATTACAAGATCTGATGCTATCattatagtggcagttaCCATCCTATGTAACCTAGTGGTCATCCCACTAGCCATCATGGCAGGTGTTATACTGGCGGCCTTCGCGTATGTTTGGGAATCTAAATCCAGGTTCAAAGTTGAAATTTACATGGACAACGAAACTAACATCAAGTACTATGAAATCGAAGGTAATATTTTTTATGCCAGCAAGCGTATGCTCACACGTGTTTTCACACCGGCAGATGACCCGCCCACCACAGTAATCGTACTGTTGGCGTCTACCACGCTCTTTGACTACACCGCCATTGAAACGCTCAACTCCCTCAAGGTAGAGTACGCAGCGTACAACAAAACGCTGCTGATCAAGGGTCTCAGCCATGGCTGCATTAAGAAGGTCGCAAAGATGAATCACTTATGCAGACACATGGAACATGACCTTGTTGGTATAGAAACGCCCAACCTGCCTACGTTATACAGCCGTTTTACACGTCTACGAGCTAAGTTGCAACTTATAACAATCCGCCCTGCTGACGATCAAGGAGAAATGCCAGTGGCTAACGAAAAGCCAAACGAAGATACCGATGAGACGGTTCAACTCAAGATCGTACCACACGACTCAAAGGAAACATCAACGAAAGATACTTTATGAAGTAACATTACAACCTAAAATTACTTAAGGTGCAAGTTCTACAGCAATTGTGCACTTGTAGTAACACCTTGAGGAAAGGTGCATAGCATATGAAATACAGCATACATTGTAGTACACTATGGTTGCATTACAGATATGGCTATGGCATTTAGATTCAAAATACATGCAACTAGACGTTATATTGTATGCTCATATCATATTGGACAACTTTTAAGCTAATTTGGCAAGTTGCACAACCTAATGGCGTCACTCTGATTCGTTTTGCTTAAAGCGCTTAGCAGAACTCCATTTGGGTTTCTGTAACTGCCCAGGCTTCTCTGGGCGCTTCATACCACCGGTATTCGTTATATCAGGCTTTCCTGAAAGCTCCAGTAATTTCTGTTCAAGGTAACGCTTGCTCTCGATCGCCACTGTAGGTTCTTGACTATCTTGCAAGGCATCAACACGAACACATAAAGCCAGTTTTGCCGCCAGAATGCGTGATATCTTACCCTTGTGTTTAGGTTGAGCTTGGCCTACAAACCCAGCATGGTAGATAATGCCATATTTAGGTGTAGGAGCATTCGTCTTCAGAGCCCTAAACAGAGCCTTCTCGGCACCAAGGATCTGCACAGTAGATGCAGGATGCTTAGCCAAGTTTATTAAAGAACCACTGTGAGATAACAGCCGCGCACCAATCACCTCACCAACCATGTGAGTTAGGTTAGGAGCCAAGGCGCGCATACGCATACGAAGGTACTCCTCCAAAGTAGAACGGTAGTTAAGCATCTCTTCCAGACGCTCTGCCAATTCATTAATAGCCTCCAAATCATCAGTCATCAGCTCAGAACCCATGGAAATTTCACATGCTTTCTTTATCTCATCGACAACATCCTTTGGGAGAAATGACTCCAACTCATCTAGTGATGTTGACCCGCGGATGCCAATCTGACGTACAGCGCGAGAATATAACGTCATGTCCGGAACAATGTGAGATAACTCGGGGAAATGCCAACCGTACCATTCCTTCAGTCGCATGCCAAAGTTGTTTGCTTCGCGGTCAAGGTCGTCAAGAAGACCGATGGCTTGAACGACCATTATATCCACCTTGTCAGGTGAAAATTTCAGCTTGAACCGAGCCAAAGAATGCGATAAACTCAAAGACATAGATCTGGCATCCGATTCCGAAATACCTGACACCAATTCAAAAAACTGGCCCTTGAGGCCACGAGCGATCTCCAGCGTATTAGGGTTGTACACAACATCAATCTTCAATTTCTTCTGAATTTCAATAGCCAGACTCTTGTCACAAACACCTAATGGCTCTACTATTTTAGCCTCGACTACTTTCTTTTTTAGCAAACGCTTGAGCTGCTTGCCCAAACGTGACTCAGACAACGCCGTAGCCTCTTCAAGAGCATCGTCAGTAGTGTTAAATTTGGAAAAGGCTGATAATTTTACCCTGTTAATGAATTATAACGATCTAATTAATAACGCTTGCGCAATATTaacacaaaatatataggCACGCATAACCTGGTGATCCTAGCGCAACGACATCACCAAAGTATTATACAGCTCACGCAAAAACCACGGACTATACCAGCGCACATTTCCCGTATTATAGTACTATACATATGAATTAAAACCTTCTATACTCCCATCCATC
This window harbors:
- a CDS encoding putative Nnucleolar protein 58, encoding MLVLLETSAGYGLFKITDSRLLECSVDEVPSFFQDGDTARSSVKLSAFSKFNTTDDALEEATALSESRLGKQLKRLLKKKVVEAKIVEPLGVCDKSLAIEIQKKLKIDVVYNPNTLEIARGLKGQFFELVSGISESDARSMSLSLSHSLARFKLKFSPDKVDIMVVQAIGLLDDLDREANNFGMRLKEWYGWHFPELSHIVPDMTLYSRAVRQIGIRGSTSLDELESFLPKDVVDEIKKACEISMGSELMTDDLEAINELAERLEEMLNYRSTLEEYLRMRMRALAPNLTHMVGEVIGARLLSHSGSLINLAKHPASTVQILGAEKALFRALKTNAPTPKYGIIYHAGFVGQAQPKHKGKISRILAAKLALCVRVDALQDSQEPTVAIESKRYLEQKLLELSGKPDITNTGGMKRPEKPGQLQKPKWSSAKRFKQNESE